The genomic segment GTGACAGCAATCATGGTGGACTCCTGGGGTCAGTCCGCGGCAACGGCAGAGGTAATGCGTTCGCGGATCTGGGTGAGGGTTTCGATCAGGGTGTGCAACTGCCCTGCGGTGAGGTGACCGAAGTGGGCGTGCTGCATGTCAGCGTTGGGCTTGTCGAGAGCGTCGACCAGGGCGCGGCCCTTTTCGGTGATGACCGTGGGGACGCAGCGGCGGTCGGTGGTGCTGCGCTGTCGGTGCACCAGGCCGGCGGCTTCCATACGGTCAAGCAGCCGGGTGATGTCCGGCGCACGGCTGATCATTCGCTCACCGATTTCGTTGCGGCCGAGGCCCTCGTCGCCCGCACCCCGGAGGATGCGCAGGACGTTGTACTGGCTGGGCGTAAGGCCGTGGTCGCGAAGGAAGGCAACGCTCTGATCTTCGAGGAGACTCATGGTGCGGGCAAGGTTAAGCGCGGCTTCCTCCTCCAAACTTCGGAAGGGGCGGCGTTGCTGAAGTTCGTCTTGGAGAGGGCTCATACCATAAATTATATATGTTACAACACCAATTGTCAAAACGGAAAGGGGGTGGGCCAAGCCCACCCCCTTCGTCTCCCTTATGCGCCCGCGACAGTCGCTTCGCGCGCGGTCTTCAGCGCCTTGGTCCACCAGGCGAGCTCTTCAAGCAAGGCCTGCACGCTGGGCTGGATGTGAGCCATGTCTTCCAGGGCTGCACCCTGCTGCCACGCACCGAAGAAATCTGCACCCATGATGTGCACGCCGCTCCGGATAGGCGCCATCTGAAGTTCGACGGCGATCTGGCGCAACTGCTCGATGGCGCGGGCTGCACCGACGGAGCCGTAACCGACGAACGCTGCGGGCTTCTTGTTCCACTCGGGGTAGGCGTAGTCCAGGGCGTTCTTCAGCACGCCGGTCGGCGCATGGTTGTACTCGGCGGTGATGAAGACGTAGCCGTCGAATTCGGCGAGTTTCTGCTGCCACTGAACACCAATGGGGTTCTGGGTAGGGGCCCAGGCATTGGAGGCGACCTCATCGAAGAAGGGCAGGGGAAAATCGCGCAGGTCAACAATCTCGAAGTCGAGGTCGGTGCGCTGGGAAGCGATGTTGTAGAACCACTGGGTGGGCTTGTCAGCGAAGCGGGTGGCGCGGGTGCTGCTGATGATGATCGCGATCTTGGGGTTCGTCATGATGGACTCCTGTACAGAAGGAATAGCGGGCGAAGTCGGTCGGGGGTAGAGCTGAGACAAAAGGCGTTGGAGGAAATTGGGCTTGGGGTTGGTCATGGAGACTCTATTCGTTGGAGCAGATGGGCACGTGCAGCGTCCGCTGTTCTTCCGGTGGTGTGACTTTAGGTGTTATTACTCCGAATGTCAACTCTCCCAACAGAACGAGCAAAAAGCCGCCGCCTGTGGCATGCTCCCAAAGACAGTAGGAGTGCCTCTCCAGCAAGACCTTTCAAAGAACGGCTCGCCCCCCTACAGAACACGAATTTGGCCGAACGCCTCTTCCCAATTATTCAATCTCGCTTGCTCTCTCACGTAAGAATCAGGGGGTTACGGTTGGCGCACTCTTTATGCTTACTGGACACTCACCGCTTATCACCCCTCTGCCACCCCCTTGCATTTTAATGTTTGGACACCTAATATGTAGGACATGAGCGCCCTCCGCCGTATTGGAGGACGCCATGACTCCACGAGGAGCAGGTGTAGCACCACCCAGAAGCTTGACCATAGCCTCGCATACTAAACTTCTGCTATATATGTGTTACACCACCTACGAGCATCACAGGTAAATTCCGCCACATTCTCTACCATTGTCCCACCCACGACCTCACCCAGGAGACCACCATGACCACGATCAACAGCACCCCCGTCCGTTCCAGCAAGGCCCTCAACATCACCCTCTGGGTCCTGCAAGTCCTCCTCGCCGCCGCCTTCCTGATGACCGGCCTGATGAAGCTCGCCATGCCCCTCACCCAGGTCGCCCAGAGCCTGCCCTGGGTCAACGACGTCCCCGCCGCTCTCGTGCGCTTCATCGGCCTCGCGGAGTTCGCTGGTGCCCTGGGTCTGATCCTGCCCGCGGCCACCCGCATCCGGCCCAACCTCACGCCCCTGGCGGCCCTCGGCCTGGTGGCCGTACTCGTCCTCGCCGCTGCGTTCCACGTCAGCCGCGGCGAAGCCATGATGGTGCCCATGAACCTGATCCTGGCCGCCCTCGCTGGCGTCGTGGCCTGGGGCCGCACCCGCAAGGCCCCTATCCAGTCCCGCTAAGCCCGTCAGGAGCAGGAGAACAAGAGCACGTTCCCGCTGCTACCTCTGACCGGAAACGTCCCCCACTTTTCAGAAGCTTGAAGATGGGGGACGTTTCCCGTTTCCCAGGAATGGAAAACGTGAGCGATATACCCGTGGTTCCCCTCACGCAGCTCAATCCCGCGTGGCCTTCTCTTCGCCTTCCTGAAACTTTTTCGGCTACCCACGCAATACCCTATGGCACCCTCCACGCAGAACCTTCGCCTGCGCGCCGTGACAAGTTTGCCGAATTGGCGTACGGGTGTCAGGGATTGGGGGAGCCGGTGGTAGCCTCTGCCCATGGCCGAGCCAATCAAGGTGAGTGAACACGTTTACGCCCTGCCCATCGATGCGGTCATGATGGGCACGCCGACCACCATCTTTCCAGCCCTGATCCTGGACGAGACCCATGGGGCCACGCTGGTGGACACCGGGATTCCAGGGATGGAAGGCCTGTTCCAGGCAGCGCTGCAAACCTTGAGCCTCAGCTGGACCGATGTGAAGCGGATTATCGTGACGCATCACGATCTCGACCACATCGGCTCCCTGCCGGCCATCGTCGCGGCCACGGGCGCTGAAGTGCTGGCCCTGGAGACCGAGGTGCCGTACATCCAGGGGGAGAAACCGGGTCAGAAGCAGCCTTCCCCGGAAATGATCGCCAGTATGCCTCCTGAAATGCAGGCCGTTTTCGCCAACCCACCGAAGGCCCACGTCACTCAAGTGCTGCACGATGACGAGGTGCTTGACCTTGCCGGCGGCGTGAAGGTCATCGCCACTCCTGGGCATACGGTGGGCCACCTGAGCTTGTATGTTCAGCAGGACGGCGTATTGATCACCGGAGATGCGATGACCAGTGCTGGCGGGCAGCTGAACGGACCAGCGGCACGCATGACGCCGGACATGGGCGAAGCGCACAGGAGCGTGCAGAAACTGGCCCAAGAGTCGGCGAGGGCGGTGCTGACCTACCACGGTGGACTGGTATTGGAAGATGCCGCGGCGCAACTCGTGCGGGTGGCAGCAGAGGCGAACAGCTAGGACCTGAGCTCAGACGGCTCAAGGACGGTCAGCCCAACTCCCCTG from the Deinococcus hopiensis KR-140 genome contains:
- a CDS encoding MarR family winged helix-turn-helix transcriptional regulator encodes the protein MSPLQDELQQRRPFRSLEEEAALNLARTMSLLEDQSVAFLRDHGLTPSQYNVLRILRGAGDEGLGRNEIGERMISRAPDITRLLDRMEAAGLVHRQRSTTDRRCVPTVITEKGRALVDALDKPNADMQHAHFGHLTAGQLHTLIETLTQIRERITSAVAAD
- a CDS encoding NADPH-dependent FMN reductase encodes the protein MTNPKIAIIISSTRATRFADKPTQWFYNIASQRTDLDFEIVDLRDFPLPFFDEVASNAWAPTQNPIGVQWQQKLAEFDGYVFITAEYNHAPTGVLKNALDYAYPEWNKKPAAFVGYGSVGAARAIEQLRQIAVELQMAPIRSGVHIMGADFFGAWQQGAALEDMAHIQPSVQALLEELAWWTKALKTAREATVAGA
- a CDS encoding DoxX family protein, which translates into the protein MTTINSTPVRSSKALNITLWVLQVLLAAAFLMTGLMKLAMPLTQVAQSLPWVNDVPAALVRFIGLAEFAGALGLILPAATRIRPNLTPLAALGLVAVLVLAAAFHVSRGEAMMVPMNLILAALAGVVAWGRTRKAPIQSR
- a CDS encoding MBL fold metallo-hydrolase; amino-acid sequence: MAEPIKVSEHVYALPIDAVMMGTPTTIFPALILDETHGATLVDTGIPGMEGLFQAALQTLSLSWTDVKRIIVTHHDLDHIGSLPAIVAATGAEVLALETEVPYIQGEKPGQKQPSPEMIASMPPEMQAVFANPPKAHVTQVLHDDEVLDLAGGVKVIATPGHTVGHLSLYVQQDGVLITGDAMTSAGGQLNGPAARMTPDMGEAHRSVQKLAQESARAVLTYHGGLVLEDAAAQLVRVAAEANS